From Rhinoraja longicauda isolate Sanriku21f chromosome 24, sRhiLon1.1, whole genome shotgun sequence, one genomic window encodes:
- the tomm6 gene encoding mitochondrial import receptor subunit TOM6 homolog, translated as MAAAAAVMGRRGGGEVAAAGGGGGGGGGGGGGGGGTEGGRGRGLMAALRAAAAAATDRSDFRRNLIVNIGLFAVGVYIARNLSDIDLMAPQPL; from the exons atggcggcggcggcagcggtgatgggTCGGCGAGGCGGCGGAGAGGTGGCAgcggcgggaggaggaggaggaggcggtggaggaggaggaggaggaggaggagggacagagggaggccGGGGCCGCGGGCTGATGGCGGCGCTCAGGGCGGCGGCGGCCGCGGCCACCGACAGGAGCGACTTCCGCAG GAATCTAATTGTGAACATTGGGCTGTTTGCGGTGGGGGTCTACATCGCCCGGAACCTGTCTGACATCGACTTAATGGCCCCACAGCCCCTGTAG